Proteins found in one Lycium ferocissimum isolate CSIRO_LF1 chromosome 6, AGI_CSIRO_Lferr_CH_V1, whole genome shotgun sequence genomic segment:
- the LOC132059498 gene encoding uncharacterized protein LOC132059498 isoform X2, with the protein MVNLSNLNLVKTPISMDAQSNGGNHANLKNDSADGYGSYCLAIDIEKPKFEGPKSTEEMSGNVKTDDCISRMFQREISSLMGGKFMQLLMNNSFELPKFAWKDKCLTEKVYDTPSNRLRKYKRSASFNSRRVVLLFSFLSSVGTIILIFLTLRVRMSGDWAANV; encoded by the exons ATGGTGAACCTATCAAACCTAAATCTTGTGAAGACTCCAATTTCAATGGACGCCCAATCAAATGGCGGAAACCATGCCAACCTGAAGAATGATAGCGCAGATGGTTATGGCTCATATTGTTTGGCCATAGATATTGAGAAACCAAAATTTGAGGGACCTAAATCCACTGAGGAAATGAGTGGGAATGTTAAGACGGATGATTGTATATCT AGGATGTTTCAGAGAGAAATTTCATCACTGATGGGAGGGAAGTTCATGCAACTCCTGATGAATAACAGCTTTGAGCTGCCCAAATTTGCTTGGAAAG ATAAATGTTTGACCGAGAAGGTATACGATACACCTAGCAACAGATTGAGAAAATACAAGCGCTCtgcatcttttaattcaagaagaGTTGTTCTCCTTTTCTCATTCCT GTCAAGCGTGGGGACAATCATACTCATTTTTCTTACTCTAAGAGTTAGAATGAGTGGTGATTGGGCTGCTAATGTGTAG
- the LOC132059498 gene encoding uncharacterized protein LOC132059498 isoform X1 yields the protein MAVNSSQEQSQGSLNVVELPDEATTGPLCESHLDMVNLSNLNLVKTPISMDAQSNGGNHANLKNDSADGYGSYCLAIDIEKPKFEGPKSTEEMSGNVKTDDCISRMFQREISSLMGGKFMQLLMNNSFELPKFAWKDKCLTEKVYDTPSNRLRKYKRSASFNSRRVVLLFSFLSSVGTIILIFLTLRVRMSGDWAANV from the exons ATGGCGGTCAATTCCAGCCAAGAG CAAAGCCAAGGTTCcctgaatgttgttgaattaccTGACGAAGCAACCACAGGCCCTCTGTGTGAATCACATTTAGATATGGTGAACCTATCAAACCTAAATCTTGTGAAGACTCCAATTTCAATGGACGCCCAATCAAATGGCGGAAACCATGCCAACCTGAAGAATGATAGCGCAGATGGTTATGGCTCATATTGTTTGGCCATAGATATTGAGAAACCAAAATTTGAGGGACCTAAATCCACTGAGGAAATGAGTGGGAATGTTAAGACGGATGATTGTATATCT AGGATGTTTCAGAGAGAAATTTCATCACTGATGGGAGGGAAGTTCATGCAACTCCTGATGAATAACAGCTTTGAGCTGCCCAAATTTGCTTGGAAAG ATAAATGTTTGACCGAGAAGGTATACGATACACCTAGCAACAGATTGAGAAAATACAAGCGCTCtgcatcttttaattcaagaagaGTTGTTCTCCTTTTCTCATTCCT GTCAAGCGTGGGGACAATCATACTCATTTTTCTTACTCTAAGAGTTAGAATGAGTGGTGATTGGGCTGCTAATGTGTAG